One Fusarium poae strain DAOMC 252244 chromosome 4, whole genome shotgun sequence DNA window includes the following coding sequences:
- a CDS encoding hypothetical protein (SECRETED:SignalP(1-19)~TransMembrane:1 (n4-15c19/20o203-223i)) codes for MYTSTIALAIAPLFLLAHADVSLDRDDIPRACDTICNPIVDLTRACDTDLRGDRDRDEDRLEAQCVCTNDSFNVARVASLCADCIHQNAPRDNDDDDDDDDDRRDDTKDIDDILYTCGFSSTTYVASAASAAVSGVTVDATRPTDASQLTTTIIAGATGTRGSSDPSNTDSSGGNGGSGGSGSGSNNDASATNDAASPDETNAAAAMAPAAFVGAAVGAAMLLV; via the exons ATGTACACTTCAACCATCGCCCTCGCTATTGCTCCCCTTTTCCTCCTCGCCCACGCAGATGTCAGTCTGGACCGCGATGACATCCCTCGTGCATGCGACACCATCTGTAACCCCATCGTCGACTTGACCCGGGCTTGCGACACCGACCTCCGAGGAGACCGTGACCGCGACGAGGACCGTCTCGAGGCTCAATGTGTCTGCACCAACGACTCCTTCAATGTCGCTCGCGTCGCTTCTCTTTGCGCCGACTGCATTCATCAGAATGCGCCTCGcgacaatgatgatgatgacgacgatgacgatgatcgCCGTGACGATACTAAGG ACATTGATGATATCCTCTACACTTGCGGCTTTTCCTCTACTACTTACGTCGCTTCTGCCGCTTCAGCTGCTGTCTCGGGTGTCACTGTCGATGCCACCCGTCCTACTGACGCCTCTCAATtgaccaccaccatcatTGCTGGTGCTACTGGAACCCGAGGTAGCAGTGACCCTTCCAACACTGACAGCAGCGGCGGCAACGGTGGTAGCGGTGGTAGTGGCAGTGGAAGCAACAACGATGCTTCTGCTACCAACGACGCTGCCAGCCCTGATGAGACCaacgctgctgctgccatgGCCCCTGCTGCATTCGTCGGTGCTGCTGTCGGTGCTGCCATGCTCCTTGTTTAA